The region CGGCCGGCCTGATCTGGGGCCTGGTCTTCGTCGGCCCGCTGTTGCTGCCGGAATACCCGGCCGCCTTGCAGTCGGTCGGGCGCTACCTCGCCTTCGGCCTGATCGCCTTGCCCCTCGCCTGGTTCGACCGCACCGCCTTGCGCCAGCTGACCCGCGCCGACTGGATCGAAGCGCTGAAGCTGTCGGCGATCGGCAACCTGCTCTATTACCTGTGCCTGGCCAGCGCCATCCAGCGCGCCGGCGGCCCCTTGCCGACCATGATCATCGGCACCTTGCCGGTGGTGATCGCGGTCTGCGCGAACCTGCGCAACGCCCGCCGCGACGGCCGCCTGCCATGGCTGCGCCTGCTGCCGTCATTGGCGCTGATCGCGGCCGGGATCGCCTGCGTCAACCAAGTCGAATTGCAGGCCCTGCGCGCGGACGCCAACGCCGACGTGCGCCGCTACGCCATCGGTGCCGTGCTCGCGATCGGCGCAGTCGCGTGCTGGACCTGGTACCCCCTGCGCAATGCCGACTGGCTGCGCGATCACCCCGGCCGCAGCCCGCGCACCTGGGCGACTGCGCAAGGCTTGGCGGTCCTGCCGCTGGCTTTGCTCGGCTATATCGCGCTATGGACCTTCATGAGCGCGACCGGCCGCGAGTTCCCGATGCCGTTCGGCCCGCGCCCGGGCTTCTTCATCGGATTGATGGTGGCGATCGGTCTGTTCGCCTCCTGGGTCGGCACCTTGTGCTGGAACGAAGCCAGCCAGCGCCTGCCGACCGCCCTGGCCGGCCAGCTGATCGTATTCGAGACCATCGCCGCCCTCAGCTACGCCTTCATCCTGCGCGGCCGGATGCCGGAACCTCTGACTTTGATCGGCATCGCCTTGCTGATCGCGGGAGTGATCTGGGCATTACGGGTGAAGCCGGTGCCGGTGGCAAATGTGGAGAGTTGTTCGGCGCATTGAGGGATGGTCGCGTCAGCGGACGGGCGCTCTGCTCCTGCTCGACCGAACTCAGCGCTGCGAATCCCTCCCCTGTAAGAGCGGCGTGAGCCGCGACCGCAACCCATCAATCTCGCGCCGATGGTGGCCGCAGGCCGTCAGGGGTAGGAGCGGCGCGAGCCGCGACCGCGTTGTTGCGTTGTTGCGGCGTTTCTCCCAAGTAAGACCAAGATCTAGATCAAACGCCAAAAGCTTCCGCCACTAAAGCGGCGGGTTACTTTCTTTTGTCATAAGCAACAAAAGAAAGGTAACCAAAGAAAAATGCTTTTCTTTTGAATCACCAGCCCGCACGAGCGATGCATACGCAGGGACTTTTCATACGGGACATCCATGTCCCGATGAAAAACGGCCTGCATCCATGCAGGCCGCCCTCCGGGTCTTCCATTGCCTTCGCTAGTGCGAGGCGACGCACAGCGACAGCGACAGCGACAGCGACAGCGACAGCGACAGCGACAGCAGAATCTATGTTGCCGTTGCCGTGAACAGCTTGGCGCAGTACCGAACTCGCGAGAACGCCTGGAGACCCGGAGGGCGCCGCACAGGACGTGCGGCGTTTTCCGATAAGACAGGGACGTCTTATCGGAAAATCCCGGCGCGGGCATCGCACTCGTGGCCTGTGCCCTTGCAAGGAGAGCCCTTTTCTTTGGTTACCTTTGACCGAAGGGAATCCAGACGGACTTTTGGGCTTAGCAAAAGAAAGTAACCCGGCCGCGTCAGCGGACGGAAGCTTTGCAATTGATGTTGCTTCACCGCCCTACGGAAATAACGCAGCAACCGCCAGGTAGGCGGTCGCGACTTACGTCGCTCCTACAAGGGAAGCTCCGCCCTCGCTGAATCACAGGCCTGCACGAGCGGTGCGCGCGCTGGGTCTACAGACGGGACATCCCTGTCCCGATGGAAAACGGCGCGCATGCCCCCGTGCGCCTCCCTCCGGGTCTTATGTCGCCTTCGCTAGTCTGAAGCGACGCACAGCAATAACAGCAACACAATCATCTATCGGTCGCCTCTGTCGCCGGCGCCGGCGCCGGTCACCGAACCGGCGCGGTCGCGGCTTGTGACCGAGGGAAATCCAGTAGGACGCCGCTCCTACCCTGAGAGCGGGCCGCCACCCACTGCGGCGTTATGCCGCATCCACCCCGACAACCGCCTGACTACGCTTGCCGGCTCTCACCCGAGCCCCCGCCATGCGCGCCGTCACATTTCGCCCTTCCCTGCTCGCGCTGGCGACGATATTCACCCTCGCCTCCCACAGTTACTCGGCCCATGCGCAGTCGACTGAGGTGCAGGCCGTCAGCGATCCGGCCCCGGCCGATCATTGGTCGTCCGCCAAGACCCTCGACTCGGTCCGTGTATTCGGCCTGAGGGGGCAACCGCTCGCCGTCGACGGCATCGAGCGGGCGCGCGAGCGTCTCGACGAACGCGCGGGGGCGACCGGGCTGGTCGACGGCGAGTCCTACCGCGGCGGACGCGTCAGCACCCTGACCGATGCGCTCGGTTACGCCGCCGGTGTGTTCGTGCAGCCGCGCTTCGGCGCCGAGGAAGCGCGCTTGTCGATCCGCGGCTCCGGCCTGCAGCGCACCTTCCACGGGCGCGGCCTGGAGCTGCTGCAGGACGGCAGCCCGCTCAACCTCGCCGACGGCGGTTTCGATTTCCAGGCGGTCGAACCGCTGTCGTCGCGCTACATCGAGGTGTATCGCGGCGCCAATGCGCTGGAATTCGGCGCCGCCGCCCTCGGCGGTGCGATCAACTTCGTCTCGCCCACCGGTTACGACGCTGCACCGATCAGTCTGCGTGTCGAAGCCGGCGACTTCGGCTATCGCCGCGGTCAGGTCGCCCTGGCCGGCGTATCCGGTCGCGGCGACGGTTACCTGAGCCTGAGCGCCCTGCGCCAGGACGGCTTCCGCGATCATGCCGAGCAGGAAAACTACCGTCTGTTCGGCAACGCCGGCTTCCGTTTCAGCGACACCCTCGACGGCCGCGTCTATTTCACCCACGTCGACACGCGCTCTGCCCTGCCAGGCAATCTGACTCTCGCCGAGTCGCAGCGCGACCCGACCCTCGCCGCGCCGGGCAATCTGGTCTTGAACCAACGCCGCGACTATCGTCTCGACCGCATCGCCGCAAAGCTGGCCTGGGCCCCGTCCGACACCGGCACGCTCACCTTGTCGGTCTATTACGCCGACAAATCCTTAGATCATCCGATCTTCCAGGTACTGCGCCAGGAAAGCCGCGACACCGGCGTCGATCTGCGCTGGCGCGGCGAAGCGCAATGGCTCGGTCGCCGCAACGTGCTGATCGCCGGCGCCGCCTTCGCCCAGGGCGACATCGAGGACGATCGTTTCTTCAACATCGCCGGCCACGCTGGCGCGCGCAGCAATCGCTTCGATCAGCGCGCGCGCAACGGCAAGCTGTATGTCGAGAACCAGACTTGGCTCGCGCCGAGCTGGGTGCTGGCAATCGGCGCGCAGGCGCTGCGTTCGGAGCGCCGCTCGCGGGACCGCTTCATCACCGCTGGTCGCGACGAGAGTTTCTCCCGCGACTATTCCGGCCTCAGCCCCAAACTCGGCCTGCGCTATTTGCTCGACGCGCATACCCAGCTCTATGCCAACGTCAGCCGCAGCCTGGAGCCGCCGAGTTTCGGCGAGCTCAGCGGCGGCCCCGGCGTGACCCAGGTCGATCGTCAACGCGCGACCAGCGGCGAAATCGGCCTGCGCCTGGATCGCGACAAGCTGTCGCTCGATGTCGCCCTGTACCGCGCCCGCATCGACGGCGAGCTGCTCTCGCTCAGCGACGGCAACGGCAATCCGCTCGGCACCGTCAATGCCGACCGCACCGTCCACCAAGGCATCGAACTCGGACTGGGCTGGCATCCGGCCGAGGACTGGACCTTGTCGGCCAACTATCTCTACAACGACTTCCGCTTCGACCGCGACCGCGTCTACGGCGATAACGACCTGGCCGGGGTGCCGCCGCAGCAACTGCGCGCCGAACTGCGCTGGTCGCCGGGCGAGTACTTCTATCTCGCCCCGAACCTCGAATGGACGCCGCAGGACTACTACATCGACCACGCCAACAGCTTCAAGGCCCCGGGCTACACCATCGCCGGGCTGCGCATCGGCGGAAAGCTCGCCAAGGACTGGTCCTGGTTCGCCGACGCCCGCAACCTCGGCGACCGCAAGTGGATCGCCAGCAGCAACGTGATCGCCGACGCGCGCGGCCAGGACGGTCGCAACTTCCTGCCCGGCGACGGCCGCTCGGTGTACTTGGGCCTGGAGTGGCGGTCGCGGTGAAGCGGCCGCCCTCCCCGATCAGATCTCGAACCGATACGACAGCTTGACCAGCAGTTGCTCGCTGTCGCGCAGGTCGAAGGCATCGCGGAATTCGCGGCCGACTCCGCGGTCCATGCGCCCTTCCTCGAACATCTCGCCGCCGCGCACGTAGGCGATGTAGAGATAGGACAGCGGCGCCAGTTCGTAGCGGTAGCGGATCTGGAAGCCCAGGTTGCGCACGCGGAAATCCGGGATCGCTTCATCCACCGCGAGCGGACGACCGCCGGCGTCGACCCGATAGGCCTGCTTCAGGCGCGCGTCCAGGCCGATGGTCTCCAGGCGCACGCGCAGTTCCTGTTTGTCGTCGATGAACCACTGCAGGCCCGCATCCAGCACCAGACTGTCGGCGCGGAAGGCGCCGAGGCGGTTGCCGCCGCGCCACAGCAGCCAGTCCGGCGCGTGGGTGTATTCGACGCCGGCGAACAGGATCAGGCGGTCGCTGAATTGGTAGTTCGGCTCCAGGTACAACCGCGTCTCGCCCTCGTCGATGCCGCCCAGGCCGTCGGCGCTGTAGCCGGCCTCGATGGCCAGCGACCACGGGCTGCCGTTCTGGCGCGGAAGCAGGCGTTCGTAGTTGACGAACAAGCGCGACGGCACCCGCAGCACGCCGTTGCCGCGGGTGATGAGGTCGTCGTGGCCCGCGGTCCACAGCGCGACTTCGGCGAACTCGTTGCCGCCGTCGCGCAGTTCGCCGCGGCGGGTGATCGCGAACGCGTCGGCGATATGCACGCCGTCGTCGCTGTAGCGGCGCGAAGCGGCGTAGTGCCAATCGTGCGAGGCGTAGGCCGAATCGGCCGGCAGGTCGGTAACGCGGCGGCCCAGGTCGTAACGCAGGTAGTTGAAGTTGTTGCGCTCCAGATAACCGAAGTCGTTGAGCTGCAGATCCTTGCCCAGGTGCAGGCCGTACAGCTGTTGGCGCCAGCCGCCGCCCATGTCGTAGTCGATCCGGATCTGGCCACCGCTGTCGCGCAGGGTACGACCGCTCTGCTCGACGTCCGAGGCCACCAGCGTGCCGCGGATCGCCCACTGCGGGTTCGGCGTCCAGCGCTGGTCGAACTCGTAGACGTCGGCCTGGCGATCCAGGAACGGACGATCCACGCGCGTGACCATCGCGCCGAGGCCGAAACCGGCGAAGTCGCGGGTCGCGCGCACGGCGTAGAAATCGCGGCCGACCTCGTCGCCTTCGTTGGCGGCGAACAGGCCGTAGTTGTAGCCGCCCGCGCTGCCGTTGAGCTTGAGCGCGGCGATGACGTCGCCCGACCCCAGGCCGTCGTCGGTCTTGCCGCCGACCCGGCGCGTATAGATCAACCGGCTGTTGGTGTTGTAGGACCCGAACGGCACGTCGAAGAAGCCCTGGTTCTCGGTGAAGAAGGGGCGCTTGTCGCTGAAGAAGGTTTCGGTGGCGCTGAAGTTCACGGTCAGCTCGTCGCTCTCGACCTGGCCGAAGTCCGGGTTGATGGTGGCGCTGAGCTGGAACTTGCCGCTGGGCTTCCAGAACAGGTCGGCGCCGGCGTCGAAGTCGCTGTCGTGGCCGACCGCGTCGCCCACGCCGACTACGTACGGCGTGATCGCCAACAGCGACTGGCTGTAGGCCGGCACTTCGACGCGGTTGAACGCGGACAGGAAGCGCGCCTCGGTGTAGTGCACCGCCGGCCACGAGGTGCGCTCGCCGGTCGAGGCGATCACCCGGTCGAGTTCGATGCCGAGGGTGCGGGTGCCGTCGGCGACATCGCGCATCGGCGCGATATGCCAGGGAATCAGCATCTCCGCCGACCAACCGCCGTCGTCCTCGCTGGTCGCGTGGCGCCAGTCGCCGTCCCAGTCGTCGTTGAACTGGTTCTCGCTGGTAATCGTGGTGTCGACGATGCTGTTGGCCAGGGTCACGGTGAAGTTGTAGCCGGCACGGCCGTCGCCGTCGAAATCGACGTAGAGGTTGACCCGGTCGACGGTGGCGTTGCCGTCGCGCTGGGTGTGCTGGCGCAGGCGCGGCACCCCGGCCGGTTGGTGATTGCGGAAGGCCACGGCGAGCCCGTCCGGGGTCGCCAGCAACCAGGCCTCGGTCGGCTGCGAGGCGGCCGCGCGCGATAGCGGCTGGGTCAGGCGGAAGTCGTCGATGCGCTGGGCGCCGCGCCATTCCTCCGGGTCGATGCGGCCGTCGATCTCCAGCCCGTAGGCGCAGGGGGAGGCGATCGCGGCCGAGGCCGCGAACAGAGAGGTGAACAGATTCGTGCGCATACAGCAGCCCCGGTGATGCGGATTGTCCGCATCGCGAGCGCCTGCCCCGGCCCTCGTCGATGACGGATCGCGACGAACGGCGTCGCGATGCCGCGCAGACTAGCGGCGCGGCGGCTTTTCACCGCATGGCGTAAGTCATGGCAACCCTTGGCCGCCGATGCGCATCCTTGAGTTCAGTGGCCGATCCGGCAGGGCTGAATGCGCCCCCAGTTGCGCCGCGATGCGCCCGACTCAGGGCGCGGTGGCGTCGTGGGTGACGAAGGCCGATTCGCCGGCAGGCAGTTGCATCCACTCCGGATGGGCCAGGGCCCGGGCGATGTCGGACTGGCCGGACAGCCAGTGCTCGCGCATCGCCACGCGGCCGAACTGGTAGTCCTTGAAGTGGCCGATGCGGGCGCGATCGCGATAGATCAGGTGGATCACGCTGTAGCGGCGGTCGCAGGCCAGCTCGGCGGCGTGCTGGGCCCAGGGGTTGGTCGCGCGCACGTCCTCGGGGATTTCCTCGAGCAGCTCACGCAGCAGACGCCGATAATGCTGGAACACGCGCTGAGTGTCGGTGATCAGGCGGGTGCGGCTGGAGTATTGGATTTCCTTCTGCCGCTCGGCGACGTCGAGCAGGGTCTGCGGCAGGTCGCCGCGCGCGTTCCACAGGTCGACCTGGAACACCAGGGTGTCGCTGCGCGGCGACGAGGTCAGCACGTGCGACAGCGGCGTGTTCGAGACCAGGCCGCCGTCCCAGTAGTACTCGCCGTCGATCTCGATGGCCGGAAACGCCGGCGGCAGCGCGCCCGAGGCGAGGATGTGGCGCGCGTCCAGGCGCATGCGGGTGTTGTCGAAATATTCCAGATTGCCGGTGCGCACGTTGACCGCACCGACCGAGACCCGGATGCCGCCGTCGTTCAAGCGGTCGAAATCGACCATGCGTTCGAGCGTGGCGATCATCGGCGAGGTGTCGTACCAGCTCGCCGCGGCCGGCCCGGGCGCAGCGAATGGGTCTTGCCCGAACCAGGCGCGCGGGCGGTAGAAACCGTGCTGGCCCTCGACGATGGCGCGCCAGGCCTCCCAGGTGTCGAGCCAGGCGCGGGTGTCGGCATCGAGGTCGGTGAACCGCGCTTCCTGGCCGAAGGTGGTCGAGGGCAACAGGGTCGGCTGCGAGATCGTCGCCCAGAACTCGCGCAGCGCATCCATGCGTTTGCCCGGCGGATTGCCGGCGATGATCGCGGTGTTGAAGGCGCCGATCGAAATGCCGGCGATCCAGTTCGGCGCGATGCCGGCTTCGTACAAGCCTTGGTAGACGCCGGCCTGATAGGCGCCGAGCGCGCCGCCGCCCTGCAGGACCAGGGCGATGTTCTCGGGCAGCACCGAGGTTTCGGCACGGATGCGCTCGCCCGCGGCCTTGGCCGCACGCGAGGCGGCTTGCTTGCTGGCCGCGCGCCTGGGCGGCGGCTTGGGTGCCTGTTTGAGTTCCGGCGGGTTCGCCCGCGGCTTGGGTTTGGCCGGGGTGACCGGCTTCGGCACGCGCTTGGCCGTCGCGCGTGCGGCCGGTGCCCGCGCGACGGCGGCGCTGCCGCGCTTGAAGGCTTGCTTGTGCGGCTCCTTGCGGGCCGGGGCTTTCGTCGGCGGGTCTTTCTTTGCCGGTATCGCCGGCTTGGGGTCGCGCTTGGCCGGGGTCCGCGGCGCGGGTTCGCGCTGCGGCGGTTCGGCGGCTGCGCGTGGAGCACGGGAAACGGTGCGGGCGGTGGAGCGCTTGCTGCTGGGCATTGCGATTGCCTCTTCGGAAACGTCGCGGCGGTCAGGCCCCATGGTGCTTCGCGTTCGTCGCCTGTTTCGTGAAGACGGCTTGGATGGCGAAGCGGCAACAACAACAAGTCCCCCGCCCTGCCCTCAAAAGGGGAACGCAGTCTCCCCGCCGTCATCCCCGCGACGGCGGGGATCCAGAGACTTCAGCGACATGCCTCGCTATGGCTTCATGCTTCGCTACGGCCTCATGCCTCGCTACGGCCCCAGGCTTCCCGCCTTCGCGGGAACGACGGTAGGGATGGCGCCCGGCTTACTGCATATACCAACCATGGCTGACCACGAAGCTCTGCCCGGTCAGGGCCGCGCTCGGGAACTCGGCGAGGAAGCGCACGGTCTGGGCGACGTCCTCGACGGTGGTGAACACGCCGTCGACGGTGTTGCCGAGCATGACTTTCTTGATCACCTCGTCCTCGCTGATGCCGAGCTCCTTGGCCTGCTCGGGGATCTGCTTGTCGACCAGCGGGGTGCGCACGAAGCCCGGGCAGACCACGTGGCTGCGCACACCGTGCTTGGCGCCTTCCTTCGCCAGCACCCGCGACAGGCCCAGCAGGCCGTGCTTGGCGGTGACGTAGGCCGACTTCAGCGGCGAGGCCTCGTGCGAATGCACCGACCCCATGTAGATCACGGTGCCGCCTTTGTTGTCCTTGTACATATGCGGCAGCGCCGCCTTGGTGGTCAGGAAAGCGCCGTCGAGATGAATCGCGAGCATCTTCTTCCAATCGGCGAAGGCGTAGTTTTCGATCGGATTGACGATCTGGATGCCGGCGTTCGACACCAGGATATCGATGCCGCCGAGCTCGGCGACCACGCGTTCGATGCCGGCGTTGACCGCGGCCTCGTCGGTGACGTCCATGGCCACGCCGATCGCGCGCCCGCCGTTGCCGGCGATCTCGTCGGCGACGGCCTGGGCCCCGGCCTGGTTGAGATCGGCGATCGCGATCGCGGCGCCGGCGCGGGCCAGCTCGTGGGCGATTTCCTTGCCGATGCCGCTGGCGGCCCCGGTGACGACGGCGACCTTGCCTTGGATCGAACTCATGGCGACTCCTGGATACGGTGCGAAGGGAAGAAAGCGTTGCGCCGCGCGATGCGCGAACCGGCGACCATTGTCGTCGCCGCAGGTTATCGCGGCGTGGCGGCCGGCGCACCGCAGTGTCCCGTCCAGGCGGTGAAGCGGCTATCGGACCTTCGTACCCGGCTAGGGGGCTTTGCGGGATCGGGCGGGAACGAACGAGGCGAGCAATCGACCGGCCGTTGGCCGCAGCGGCGGCGCGGCGTTGGAGGCCGGCCTATCGTGCGCCCCTGGATTTCAGGGTGGTCGCGTCGCGCGCCGAAGTCGCGCGGTCGCGGCTTGCGCCGCTCCTACAGGGATCGATTCGCGGCGCTGCATCGGTCGAGCAAGTGCAAAGCTTCCTTCCGCTAAAGCGGCCGGGTTACTTTCTTTTGCTGGCCCAAAAGTCCGTCTGGATTCCCTTCGGTCAAAGGTAACCAAAGAAAAGGGCTTTCCTTGCAAGGGCACAGGCCACGAGTGCGATGCGCGCGCCGGGATTTTCCGATAAGACGTCCCTGTTTTATCGGGTCATTTCAATGAAAGCTGGCCGCACGTCCTGTGCGGCGCCCTCCGGGTCTACGGTCGCATCGCAAGTTCGGTATTGCGCCAAGCTCATCACGGCAAGGGCAAGGGCAAGGGCAAGGGCAGCATAGATTCTGCTGTCGCTTTTGCTGTGCGTCGCCTCGCACTAGCGAAGGCCATCGAAGACCCGGAGGGCGGCCCGCATGGATGCGGGCCGTTTTTCATCGGGACAGGGATGTCCCGTATGAAAAATCCCTGCGAATGCATCGAACGTGCGGGCCTGTGATTCAAAGAAAAGCAACTTCTTTGGTTACCTTTGACCGAAGGGAATCCAGACGGACTTTTGTTGCTTATGACAAAAGAAAGTAACCCGCCGCTTTAGTGGCGGAAGCTTTTGGCGTTTGATCCTGATCCTGATCTTGCTTGGCGAAACGCAGCAAACCCGTCACAGCGCGGTCGCGGCTCGCGCCGCTCCTACCCCGCGATAGCACGCCGCTTCGATGGACGGCATCGGCGCTGTGGCTTCTGCGCGTCCCGCGGTCGCGGCTTATGACCGAAGGAAATCCAGTAGGACGCCGCTCCTACAGGGGCAAGATCCCAGCGTTACGCCGCCTTAGGACTGCATGGCGGGCTACCGAGGACCACCTCGACGCCCGCGGCGCGATCCATCGGCCCGGAGCTGCGCCGGGCCGGAAACGCCTCAATCCTTCTTCTTGCCCTTCTTTTTGTCTTTCTTCTTTTTCTTGTCTTTCTTCTTGTCCTTGTCCTTCTTCGCCTTCTTGTCCTTCTTCGGCTGCAGCATCGTCCCGGTGCAGTTCGCCGAGCCGCAGCGGCACTCCCAGATCTTCTTGAGTTCCTTGGTGTGCTTCTCGGCCAGGGTGATGCCGTAGTTGTAGGACAGCTCCTCGCCCGCGGCGATGTCGCGGACCGCCTCGATGAAGACGCGGTCGCGACGGCGGTCGTCGCCGTCGTCCTCTTCCAGCACCGCTTCGCAGTTCGGCGAGCAGCTGTGGTTGATCCAGCGCGCCGTATTGCCTTCGTGGTTGGCGTCGATCACGTACTCGTCGTTGAGCGTGAACAGGAAGGTATGGCCGGAGTCGGCGTCGCCGGTCTCGCCCGCATCGACCTCTTCGTGGGTGCGGCGGCTGCCCTTGTATTCGACGACCCGCTCGCCCTTGGCGATCGGGGCAATGGCGAACACACCATTGCCGTGAATGGCGGAACGACGGGCGGCGATCTTGCGCGGCATAGCGAATCCCAAAATGACGAACCGGCATTCTGACGTGCTTGAACGGCCTTCGCTATCCAGGCCCCTCCGCATCGCCGACGGTCTGTGCGCATCGGCCCCTACCCGGTCCCGACTCCCGGCCGCAGCCACGCGGCCGGGGCCGCCCCTGCGATACGCCTGAATCGCGCAAAACCCCCGGCTTGGCCGCGCCCGGAGAAAAACGTACAATTTCGGTACGAATTACCCCCGAGCGGCCCCGCCGATGCTCCGCGTCACCAAACTCACCGACTACGCCACGGTCGTCCTGACCGTCCTGGCGGCCCAGTCCGACCGCGTCCTGAGCGCGTCGGAGCTGGCCGAGCGGGCGGGTCTGGAGGCGCCGACGGTCAGCAAGTTGCTCAAGCCGCTGGCCCAGGCCGGCCTGGTCGAGGGGTTCCGCGGCGCCAACGGCGGCTATCGTCTGGCCCGCCCCGCCGACGAAATCGGTCTGATCGAGATCGTCGAGGCAATGGAAGGCCCGCTCGGCATGACCGAATGCAGCGTCCACGAAGGCAATTGCGGCCTCGAACACCAGTGCGGCGTGCGCGCCAACTGGCGCCGCATCAACGACGTGGTCATCGAGGCCCTGAGCAACGTCACCCTCGCCCAGATGCTCGCCCCCACTCCTTCCTTTTCACCCGAACCAGCCGGCCGGCGCATCGATCTGCGCCTGGCCGGCGCTTAGACAGTAGGCAGCCGCCATGGCCACCGACATCATCAAGACGCCCGCCCCCTCGGGCGACAC is a window of Lysobacter antibioticus DNA encoding:
- a CDS encoding DMT family transporter, which codes for MWLGTLYALAAGLIWGLVFVGPLLLPEYPAALQSVGRYLAFGLIALPLAWFDRTALRQLTRADWIEALKLSAIGNLLYYLCLASAIQRAGGPLPTMIIGTLPVVIAVCANLRNARRDGRLPWLRLLPSLALIAAGIACVNQVELQALRADANADVRRYAIGAVLAIGAVACWTWYPLRNADWLRDHPGRSPRTWATAQGLAVLPLALLGYIALWTFMSATGREFPMPFGPRPGFFIGLMVAIGLFASWVGTLCWNEASQRLPTALAGQLIVFETIAALSYAFILRGRMPEPLTLIGIALLIAGVIWALRVKPVPVANVESCSAH
- a CDS encoding TonB-dependent receptor family protein produces the protein MRAVTFRPSLLALATIFTLASHSYSAHAQSTEVQAVSDPAPADHWSSAKTLDSVRVFGLRGQPLAVDGIERARERLDERAGATGLVDGESYRGGRVSTLTDALGYAAGVFVQPRFGAEEARLSIRGSGLQRTFHGRGLELLQDGSPLNLADGGFDFQAVEPLSSRYIEVYRGANALEFGAAALGGAINFVSPTGYDAAPISLRVEAGDFGYRRGQVALAGVSGRGDGYLSLSALRQDGFRDHAEQENYRLFGNAGFRFSDTLDGRVYFTHVDTRSALPGNLTLAESQRDPTLAAPGNLVLNQRRDYRLDRIAAKLAWAPSDTGTLTLSVYYADKSLDHPIFQVLRQESRDTGVDLRWRGEAQWLGRRNVLIAGAAFAQGDIEDDRFFNIAGHAGARSNRFDQRARNGKLYVENQTWLAPSWVLAIGAQALRSERRSRDRFITAGRDESFSRDYSGLSPKLGLRYLLDAHTQLYANVSRSLEPPSFGELSGGPGVTQVDRQRATSGEIGLRLDRDKLSLDVALYRARIDGELLSLSDGNGNPLGTVNADRTVHQGIELGLGWHPAEDWTLSANYLYNDFRFDRDRVYGDNDLAGVPPQQLRAELRWSPGEYFYLAPNLEWTPQDYYIDHANSFKAPGYTIAGLRIGGKLAKDWSWFADARNLGDRKWIASSNVIADARGQDGRNFLPGDGRSVYLGLEWRSR
- a CDS encoding DUF5916 domain-containing protein — its product is MRTNLFTSLFAASAAIASPCAYGLEIDGRIDPEEWRGAQRIDDFRLTQPLSRAAASQPTEAWLLATPDGLAVAFRNHQPAGVPRLRQHTQRDGNATVDRVNLYVDFDGDGRAGYNFTVTLANSIVDTTITSENQFNDDWDGDWRHATSEDDGGWSAEMLIPWHIAPMRDVADGTRTLGIELDRVIASTGERTSWPAVHYTEARFLSAFNRVEVPAYSQSLLAITPYVVGVGDAVGHDSDFDAGADLFWKPSGKFQLSATINPDFGQVESDELTVNFSATETFFSDKRPFFTENQGFFDVPFGSYNTNSRLIYTRRVGGKTDDGLGSGDVIAALKLNGSAGGYNYGLFAANEGDEVGRDFYAVRATRDFAGFGLGAMVTRVDRPFLDRQADVYEFDQRWTPNPQWAIRGTLVASDVEQSGRTLRDSGGQIRIDYDMGGGWRQQLYGLHLGKDLQLNDFGYLERNNFNYLRYDLGRRVTDLPADSAYASHDWHYAASRRYSDDGVHIADAFAITRRGELRDGGNEFAEVALWTAGHDDLITRGNGVLRVPSRLFVNYERLLPRQNGSPWSLAIEAGYSADGLGGIDEGETRLYLEPNYQFSDRLILFAGVEYTHAPDWLLWRGGNRLGAFRADSLVLDAGLQWFIDDKQELRVRLETIGLDARLKQAYRVDAGGRPLAVDEAIPDFRVRNLGFQIRYRYELAPLSYLYIAYVRGGEMFEEGRMDRGVGREFRDAFDLRDSEQLLVKLSYRFEI
- a CDS encoding DUF3734 domain-containing protein, with amino-acid sequence MPSSKRSTARTVSRAPRAAAEPPQREPAPRTPAKRDPKPAIPAKKDPPTKAPARKEPHKQAFKRGSAAVARAPAARATAKRVPKPVTPAKPKPRANPPELKQAPKPPPRRAASKQAASRAAKAAGERIRAETSVLPENIALVLQGGGALGAYQAGVYQGLYEAGIAPNWIAGISIGAFNTAIIAGNPPGKRMDALREFWATISQPTLLPSTTFGQEARFTDLDADTRAWLDTWEAWRAIVEGQHGFYRPRAWFGQDPFAAPGPAAASWYDTSPMIATLERMVDFDRLNDGGIRVSVGAVNVRTGNLEYFDNTRMRLDARHILASGALPPAFPAIEIDGEYYWDGGLVSNTPLSHVLTSSPRSDTLVFQVDLWNARGDLPQTLLDVAERQKEIQYSSRTRLITDTQRVFQHYRRLLRELLEEIPEDVRATNPWAQHAAELACDRRYSVIHLIYRDRARIGHFKDYQFGRVAMREHWLSGQSDIARALAHPEWMQLPAGESAFVTHDATAP
- a CDS encoding 3-hydroxybutyrate dehydrogenase, producing the protein MSSIQGKVAVVTGAASGIGKEIAHELARAGAAIAIADLNQAGAQAVADEIAGNGGRAIGVAMDVTDEAAVNAGIERVVAELGGIDILVSNAGIQIVNPIENYAFADWKKMLAIHLDGAFLTTKAALPHMYKDNKGGTVIYMGSVHSHEASPLKSAYVTAKHGLLGLSRVLAKEGAKHGVRSHVVCPGFVRTPLVDKQIPEQAKELGISEDEVIKKVMLGNTVDGVFTTVEDVAQTVRFLAEFPSAALTGQSFVVSHGWYMQ
- a CDS encoding SUF system Fe-S cluster assembly regulator; amino-acid sequence: MLRVTKLTDYATVVLTVLAAQSDRVLSASELAERAGLEAPTVSKLLKPLAQAGLVEGFRGANGGYRLARPADEIGLIEIVEAMEGPLGMTECSVHEGNCGLEHQCGVRANWRRINDVVIEALSNVTLAQMLAPTPSFSPEPAGRRIDLRLAGA